A genomic window from Diospyros lotus cultivar Yz01 chromosome 2, ASM1463336v1, whole genome shotgun sequence includes:
- the LOC127794663 gene encoding uncharacterized protein LOC127794663 → MAIALRFYDACIPTNAVNSPYFHKVVDKITSMGHGYKAPNYHALRVNLLRDAKTKLIIDSFRSHWAEVGCTIMGDGWIETRQRPLINFLVYCSKGLSFIKSVNASNFITDAKTLGNFFAEILEFVGPNNVVHMVTDNGANYKVAGRKFSERYPTIRWSPCAAHCINLIMKDMSKMNDVKNVATLASMVTVFIYNHKWTLNWLRMRPGWKEIVHLGATRFATTLIALKSLHDHKYHLQALVLSDAYKKFLKMPKGREVKQIVLDERFWNNSLIFVRIMTPLIRLLCICDSNEKPSLGYVYDGMYRARKGIKNLFKGRKTLYKPYTALIKGRWDRMLRHDLHAVAYWFNLVFQYDQENSCKKLEIMRGVLDVIDKKKLYKKQKLVYEIPFFRDKEQGFSQDLAITSCRTIRPDDWWKIFGYGAPTLQKLAIRILSQKSSSSGCERNWSVFEHIHTKKRNRLEHQRLNDLVYVHYNLRLQNRSKVDKRSYDPIDYESIDKPEFWILEEEEEGELDIDE, encoded by the exons ATGGCAATTGCTTTACGGTTTTATGATGCTTGTATTCCAACAAATGCAGTGAATTCTCCATATTTTCATAAAGTAGTTGACAAAATAACTAGTATGGGTCATGGATACAAGGCTCCTAATTATCATGCATTGCGTGTTAATTTATTGAGGGATGCGAAGACAAAGCTAATTATTGATTCTTTTCGATCACATTGGGCTGAAGTCGGATGCACAATTATGGGTGATGGATGGATAGAAACTAGGCAAAGGCCATTGATTAACTTTTTGGTGTATTGTTCAAAGGGCCTATCATTCATCAAGTCTGTTAATGCCTCAAATTTCATAACGGATGCTAAAACATTAGGTAATTTTTTTGCAGAGATTCTTGAGTTTGTTGGTCCAAACAATGTGGTTCATATGGTGACAGACAATGGTGCAAATTATAAAGTTGCTGGGAGGAAATTTTCAGAGAGATATCCTACTATTCGATGGTCTCCATGTGCTGCTCATTGTATCAATTTGATTATGAAAGATATGTCAAAGATGAATGATGTGAAAAATGTTGCTACTTTAGCTTCAATGGTCACTGTTTTCATCTACAATCACAAATGGACCTTGAATTGGTTGAGGATGAGGCCTGGTTGGAAAGAGATAGTTCATCTAGGAGCTACTCGTTTTGCCACAACACTTATTGCATTGAAGAGTTTACATGATCACAAATATCACTTGCAAGCTTTGGTGCTAAGTGATGcctataaaaaatttcttaagaTGCCAAAAGGTAGAGAAGTTAAGCAAATTGTTTTAGATGAAAGATTTTGGAACAATAGCTTGATCTTTGTCAGAATAATGACACCTTTGATACGCCTTTTGTGCATTTGTGATTCTAATGAAAAACCATCATTAGGGTATGTTTATGATGGAATGTATAGGGCTCGTAAAGggataaaaaatttattcaaaggaaGGAAGACTTTGTACAAGCCTTATACTGCATTGATCAAGGGACGATGGGATAGAATGTTACGCCATGATCTTCATGCTGTAGCATATTGGTTCAATCTAGTTTTTCAATATGATCAAGAAAATTCTTGCAAAAAGCTAGAAATTATGAGAGGAGTTTTGGATGTAATTGACAAGAAGAAACTTTACAAGAAGCAAAAACTAGTTTATGAGATTCCATTTTTTCGAGATAAAGAGCAAGGTTTTTCACAAGATTTGGCTATTACAAGTTGCAGGACTATTAGACCCG atGATTGGTGGAAGATATTTGGTTATGGTGCTCCAACTTTGCAAAAGTTGGCAATAAGAATTCTTAGTCAAAAATCTTCTTCGTCTGGATGTGAACGcaattggagtgtgtttgagCATATACATACTAAAAAGAGAAACAGATTAGAACATCAAAGGCTCAATGACTTGGTATATGTTCATTACAATTTGCGTTTACAAAATAG gTCTAAAGTTGACAAAAGATCTTATGACCCTATTGATTATGAATCAATCGACAAACCTGAGTTTTGGATattagaagaagaggaagaaggcgAACTTGACATTGAtgagtga